GCGCGCCGCGCTGGCCCGGGAGACCGCCGAGGCGACCGTCGTCATCGTCGCCCAGCGGGTGGCGACCATCCGGGACGCGGACCGGATCGTCGTGCTCGACGAGGGCCGGGTGGTCGGCTCCGGCCGGCACCACGAGCTGATGGCGGGCAACGAGACCTATCGGGAGATCGTGCTCTCCCAGCTCACGGAAGCGGAGGCCGCCTGATGGCCGGGCCCATGGGACGCATGATGGCCGGGGGCGGCCCCGACCAGCGCTCGATGGACTTCAAGGGGTCGGGCAGACGGCTCGTCGCCCAGTTCAGGCCCGAACGGGTCACCATCTACGCCCTGCTGGCGTGCGTGGTGGTCAGCGTGGGGCTCAGCGTGATCGGCCCCAAGATCCTGGGGCGGGCCACCGACCTGGTGTTCGCCGGCATCATCGGCCGCCGGATGCCCGCCGGGGCCACCAAGGAGCAGGTGCTCCGGTCGATGCGCGACCACGGCCAGGGCCGGATCGCGGACATGCTCAAGAGCACCGACTTCACCCCCGGCCAGGGCATCGACTTCACGGCCGTCGGCCATGTGCTGCTGCTCGCGCTCGGCACGTTCCTGGTCGCCGGTCTGCTGATGGCGGTCGCCACCCGGCTGGTGAACCGTGCGGTCAACCGCACGATGTACCGTCTGCGCGAGTCCGTGCAGACGAAGCTGTCGCGGCTGCCGCTGTCGTACTTCGACAAGCGCCAGCGCGGTGAGGTGCTGTCCCGTGCGACCAACGACATCGACAACATCGGGCAGACGCTCCAGCAGTCGATGGGGCAGCTCATCAACTCGCTGCTGACCATCATCGGCGTGCTCGTGATGATGTTCTGGGTCTCCTGGATCCTGGCGCTGGTCGCACTGGTGACCGTGCCGCTGTCGTTCGTGGTCGCCACCCGGGTCGGCAAGCGGTCGCAGCCGCACTTCGTGCAGCAGTGGCGCTCCACGGGCAAGCTGAACGCGCACGTCGAGGAGATGTACACCGGGCACACCCTGGTGAAGGTGTTCGGGCGGCAGGAGGAGTCGGCGAAGCAGTTCGCCGAGCAGAACGAGGCGCTGTACGAGGCCTCCTTCAGGGCGCAGTTCAACAGCGGGGTCATGCAGCCGCTGATGATGTTCGTGTCGAACCTGAACTACGTGCTGGTGGCGGTCGTCGGTGGCCTCAGGGTCGCGTCGGGCGCGCTGTCCATCGGTGACGTGCAGGCCTTCATCCAGTACTCGCGGCAGTTCTCGATGCCGCTGACCCAGGTCGCGTCGATGGCGAACCTGGTGCAGTCGGGTGTCGCCTCGGCCGAGCGGATCTTCGAACTCCTGGACGCGGAGGAGCAGGAGGCGGACCCGGTGCCGGGCAAGCGGCCGGCCGAGCTGCGCGGCCGGGTGGTCCTGGAGCACGTGTCGTTCCGCTACGAGCCCGAGAAGCCGCTGATCGAGGACCTGTCGCTGACCGTGGAGCCGGGCCAGACGGTGGCGATCGTCGGGCCGACCGGTGCGGGCAAGACCACGCTGGTCAACCTGCTGATGCGGTTCTACGACGTCTCCGGCGGGAGCATCCTGCTGGACGGCGTGGACATCCGCCGGATGTCCCGGGACGACCTGCGCTCCGGGATCGGCATGGTGCTCCAGGACACCTGGCTGTTCGGCGGCACCATCGCGGAGAACATCGCCTACGGCGCCTCGCGCGAGGTCACCCCGGGCGAGATCGAGGAGGCGGCGCGGGCGGCCCACGCGGACCGGTTCATCCGCACCCTCCCCGACGGCTACGACACCGTGATCGACGACGAGGGCACGGGGGTCAGCGCCGGTGAGAAGCAGCTCATCACCATCGCGCGGGCGTTCCTGTCCGATCCGACGATCCTGGTGCTGGACGAGGCGACCAGCTCCGTCGACACCCGCACCGAGGTGCTGATCCAGAAGGCGATGGCCAAACTCGCCGACGGGCGGACCTCGTTCGTCATCGCGCACCGTCTCTCCACGATCCGGGACGCCGACACCATCCTGGTGATGGAGAACGGTTCCATCGTCGAACAGGGCGCGCACACGGACCTGCTGGAGGCCGACGGGGCGTACGCGCGGCTGTACAAGGCCCAGTTCGCGCAGGCGGTCGCCGAGGTCGACTGATCGGACCGGCCGGGCCGGCGGGACGGACCCGGGGGCCGCTCACCGAGGTGGGCGGCCCCCCGTGCGTCCGGACTCAGTCGAGGTAGCCCCGCAGCTGGTCGGCGAAGGCGTGGTCCCTGAGCTTGTTCAGGGTCTTGGACTCGATCTGCCGAATCCGCTCCCGGGTCACGCCGAACAGCCGGCCGATCTCCTCCAGGGTGCGCGGGCGGCCGTCGGCCAGGCCGTAGCGGAGCTGGACGACCTTGCGCTCGCGTTCGCCGAGGGTGGAGAGGACCGCCTCCAGATGCTCCCTGAGCAGCAGGAACGCGGCCGACTCGACGGGTGACGCGGCGTCGCCGTCCTCGATGAGGTCGCCGAGGGCCACGTCGTCCTCCTCGCCGACCGGGGCGTGCAGGGACACCGGTTCCTGGGCGAGCCGCAGCACCTCGCCGACCCGCTCGGGCGGCAGTTCGAGGTGGGCGGCGACCTCCTCGGGCGTCGGCTCGTAGCCGCGTTCCTGGAGCATGCGGCGCTGGACGCGCACGACCCGGTTGATCAGCTCCACGACGTGCACGGGGACGCGGATGGTGCGGGCCTGGTCGGCCAGCGCGCGGGACATGGCCTGCCGGATCCACCAGGTGGCGTAGGTGGAGAACTTGTAGCCGCGGGCGTAGTCGAACTTCTCCACGGCCCGGATGAGCCCGAGGTTGCCCTCCTGGACCAGGTCGAGCATGGTCAGCCCGCGACCGACGTAGCGCTTGGCGACGGAGACCACGAGCCGCAGGTTGGC
Above is a genomic segment from Streptomyces collinus Tu 365 containing:
- a CDS encoding RNA polymerase sigma factor, with the protein product MILEVAPVQTQTLTETDGSTSATSTSADESDAEPDVLVAVPPQGRAPQHPEGASAEPAEPPAEALTEEAAEAAESEEPEGPGELDDTAGRAAARLAARAETGGPSADLFRQYLREIGRIPLLTAAEEVELARRVEAGLFAEEKLGSTPDLDSRLAHDLDRLVVMGRMAKRRLIEANLRLVVSVAKRYVGRGLTMLDLVQEGNLGLIRAVEKFDYARGYKFSTYATWWIRQAMSRALADQARTIRVPVHVVELINRVVRVQRRMLQERGYEPTPEEVAAHLELPPERVGEVLRLAQEPVSLHAPVGEEDDVALGDLIEDGDAASPVESAAFLLLREHLEAVLSTLGERERKVVQLRYGLADGRPRTLEEIGRLFGVTRERIRQIESKTLNKLRDHAFADQLRGYLD
- a CDS encoding ABC transporter ATP-binding protein; translated protein: MAGPMGRMMAGGGPDQRSMDFKGSGRRLVAQFRPERVTIYALLACVVVSVGLSVIGPKILGRATDLVFAGIIGRRMPAGATKEQVLRSMRDHGQGRIADMLKSTDFTPGQGIDFTAVGHVLLLALGTFLVAGLLMAVATRLVNRAVNRTMYRLRESVQTKLSRLPLSYFDKRQRGEVLSRATNDIDNIGQTLQQSMGQLINSLLTIIGVLVMMFWVSWILALVALVTVPLSFVVATRVGKRSQPHFVQQWRSTGKLNAHVEEMYTGHTLVKVFGRQEESAKQFAEQNEALYEASFRAQFNSGVMQPLMMFVSNLNYVLVAVVGGLRVASGALSIGDVQAFIQYSRQFSMPLTQVASMANLVQSGVASAERIFELLDAEEQEADPVPGKRPAELRGRVVLEHVSFRYEPEKPLIEDLSLTVEPGQTVAIVGPTGAGKTTLVNLLMRFYDVSGGSILLDGVDIRRMSRDDLRSGIGMVLQDTWLFGGTIAENIAYGASREVTPGEIEEAARAAHADRFIRTLPDGYDTVIDDEGTGVSAGEKQLITIARAFLSDPTILVLDEATSSVDTRTEVLIQKAMAKLADGRTSFVIAHRLSTIRDADTILVMENGSIVEQGAHTDLLEADGAYARLYKAQFAQAVAEVD